CAACAATTATTTTATTTCCTGTGATTTTATTGAGGCCAACAATAAGTGGATGTTCTTTATTAATTAAGAGAACATGATATTCCGGTAAGCCAGGTATCTTTTGTTCCATGTAAGCACCCATATCATTAATTCTTCTCATTTGCTCTGGAAGCAAGATCATTGCAGGGGGAGCTCCTTTGCTTGAAAGTGACTGAACTTTAACTGTTACTTTTTCATTGTTAAGTGCCTTAATTATGGTATCTCTAAGATTTTCTGTATTTGATTTACCATCCTTATCAACAATTTCTTTTGATTCCTTATCATCTAGTTCATTGATTTCTGAATCAACTCTTTGGAATTGATAATCTTCGTTTTTACTTTCTAACCATGGGAGAAATTGTGCATCAATTAAGGGATCTGATTTGATAACTTCTTTGCTATCAGATAAACAGATATTTAATGCAGTTGACTGAGCAATCAGATCTGAACAGTAAATTATTTTTTTAGAATCTGCTATCTTATTTCGTTCTTTGTAATTTGCGAGAGTTGTAAAATACTTATTATTGGATTTAATAAGGGATTTATTTTCAATATCCTTACTTACGTCTTTCTCTGAATTGATTATTGTTTCGAAAATTATACTGTTATCAACTAAATCAGCAAATTTGTCATCTTCGATAGCACCAATTTTAATAAAAGCAGAGATGGAATCCCAAATTTCTGCATAAAATTCTGGAGAATTTTTTATCAAATCCTTCAATTTATTAGCAATTTTTTTTGAGATAAATGATGATATTGACCTTACTTTTCTATCTGTTTGTAAGGCACTCCTACTGACATTTAACGGTATGTCTGTAGAGTCAATAACTCCTCTAAGAGGTAAAAGGTATTTTGGTACAATCTCTTTAATTGAATCGCTTACGAATACTTGATTGCAAAATAGTTTAATTTCTCCCTTTTCCCAATCAGCTCTACCAGACAACTTGGGAAAATACAATATCCCTTGTATGTCATATGGATAATCTGTATTTAGATGAATCCATAACAGTGGATCTCCCTGAAAAGGATATAGGTATTTATATAACTCAATATAATCTTCATCTTTTAATTCACTAGGTTGTTTTCTCCAAGGAGGATTTTTCTTATTAATTATCTCACCTTCTAATAAAACATCTATTGGCATAAAATCACAATATTTTTTTATTAATGATTTAATCCTTTCAGGCTCAATAAACTCTTTTTCTTCTTCAAGTAAATGAAGTATCACATCTGTGCCAATTGTCTCTCTTTCTGATTTCTCTAATGTGAAATTTGGCGATCCATCACATGACCATTTGAAAGCTTTTGATTCACCAATGGCTGATTTAGTTAATATATCAACTCTTTCTGCCACCATGAAACTTGAATAAAAACCAAGTCCAAAATGACCTATAAATTCATCATTATCTTTTTTGTATTTTGTTAGGAATTCTTCTGCACTTGAGAAAGCTACTTGGTTTATATACTTCTTAATTTCTTCATCATTCATTCCAATTCCATTATCAGAAATCGTTAGAGTGTTTTTCTCACGGTCAATAGCTATTTTTACTTGAGCATCCTCAGTATTTTCGCAGTCACCAGCCATAGAGGCCATTCTTCGTTTACTAATTGCATCTACACCATTACTAACAAGTTCTCTTAAAAAGATTTCATGGTCAGAATATACTGCCTTTTTGATAATTGGGAAAATATTTTCGGTATTAATACGAATTTCGCCTTTTTCCATTTAAGAAAGAATTTAATATTTAAATATTATTTCCTCAAAACTAGTTAATCAAGTTTAATTAGGAGTATTGTCCGTACAATACATAAATTAAAAACTTAAATTAATTTTTAAAAGTTTTTATTTAACCCACAAAATATCAGTACAATTATTTTCTTTCATTATTTGATTGGCTTTAGCCAAGTCATCACATGGATTTAAATGTAAGACAGCAATATTTCCTCTTTTCTGTTGTTTTTTTTGTTCATTTATACCTTTCTCTAACAAATATGAATCTTTAAACATTAACAAAATCTTTTTTTTAGCTGTCTTTTCTTCCTTAATTAAATTTCTTAAAATGTCTATTGAAATTGTAAATCCAATCCCATTTAAGATTTTCTCATTAGGACTAAGGAATCTTACTAATTCATCATATCTTCCGCCTTTTGCGATAACGTTTTTATTTTTACCATTATCACTTATTAGTTGGAATACTATTCCTTCATATAAATTCAAGTGAGGTTGAAACGTGGGATCAAGTTGTAATTTAACACCATATTTATTTGATATTTTTGATAATGTTTCAAATAAAAAATTTAAGTCATCTAATGTTTTACTAGTACCATATATACTTTTCAATTTTTTTAATATTGCAATTGGTTCTCCTCTTGTGAATAAGAGATCTTTAAGTATATATTTATCATCTTCATCAATTCCTAATTTAGATAAATTATCTTGATCAAAATTAACCAGACATTTCTTGATTTCTTCAAAATTATTATTCTTATATTTATTTAAGATCAAGTCCATTATTTTTGTTGTACTAACTAGTAGAAATAAATTACGACCATCCTTCAAATTAATATTATCTATTGCATCAAACAATATATTAATAACTTCAATTTCTGGGTATTTTGTATCATATCCAATTAATTCAATTCCACTCTGTAGTTTCTCTTGCAACTTAAATGAATTTTTATTATTTTGTTTCTTATCAAAGACCATTCCATTGGTGAATAATCTTATAGGTCTTTTCTTATTTATTAATCTAGTAGATGACAATTTGACTATAGATGTTGTCATTTCTGGTCTAAGACATAATGAATTATTACTAACTATTCCCACAACCTGATTTTCTTCAATAACACCACGGCCTCTTATCGTCTCTAAAGTATTTATAAATGAAGGTGATACTTCTTCATAGCCCCATAGTTTATAAATACTATTTAAATTATTTATGATATTAGAGTTATTCTTTACATCTACTAATTTAATTTCCTTTATATCTGTCATTTTAATATTTAAAGATTTTTAGCTATAGAGATTTTTTTTAAATGGAGAAACTTTATCTAGTTCATTTTTTAATTCATTTTCAAGGCTGGGAGAGCACGCAAGAATTCTTCCAGAACTTAAATTAAATTCGCCTGCTGGATAATCAGAAATAATTCCACCAGCCTCTTTAACAATAATAGCACCGGCAGCTAGGTCCCAGACCTCTAATCCTTTTTCCCAGTATCCATCAATTTTACCTGCAGCAACAAATGCCAGGTCAACTGCTGCTGCTCCTCCTCTTCTAACTCCTCTAGTTTTATGTGTTAAATAACAAAATTCAGCATAATTATTATCCTCTGTCTCAAATCTGTCATAGGAAAAACCAGTTACAAGTAAACTATCAGAAAGATTACGAGGACTTGATACTTTAAGTTGACTATTATTGCAGAATGATCCCAAACCAATACAGGCTGAATATAGTTCATTTAAATAAGGTACTGATATAGCACCTATAATTGGCTTGTTTTTATATACAAGACCAATAGAAGTCCCAAAAAAAGGATATCCATGGGAGTAATTTGTTGTACCGTCCAATGGGTCTATACACCATGTCAAATCAGAGGATTTATTTAATTTCCCCGATTCCTCTGCATTTATAGAGATATTTGGTGTCTCTTCTACTAAATATTCTTTTATTTTATTTTCAACTTCTAAATCTACATTGGTTACAAGATCACCTTTCCTTCCTTTTGATGATATTTTTTGAATATTATTGTAATTAATTTTTAGAATTTCATTACCAATTTGAGCGGAGATTTTGGCTATTTCATACAGGCTAGATAAGTTTATTTGATTAGAAAGTTCATCTATTTCGCTTAGTTCGAACATGATAATTAATCTTCCTCAAATTCCCAAGGTGGGGCAACTCTTGTATTCCCTCTTCCAAAATACTGTCCAAATTGTAAATCATAAACTTCATCTTCGTAAGTTGTTTCCACCTCGAGATCTTCAGTGGCTTTAGCGACACAAAGAAGTGCATAACCTTTGTTCTTTAGGGCTTGAGATACCCCCATAGCTTCAGGTTGTTGCAACGATCCAGATATTATTTTAACTGCACAACTTGTACAGCAACCATTTCTACATGAAAATGGTAGCTTAAAACCTTTCTTTTCAAATTCCTTAAGAATATAATCATTACTATTAATCTGCTCTTGGTAGACCTTACCTGTTTCTTTATTTTTAATCGTGACTGTGAAAGTCTTGTTCAAATAACTTTCCTCAAAAATGGGTTGATAAAGGGTTAAAATGGTGTTATTGGGAGAGGTGGCCGAGTGGTTGAAGGCGCAGCACTGGAAATGCTGTATAGGGGCAACTTTATCGAGGGTTCGAATCCCTCTCTCTCCGTTTTATATTAGTTTATTTAGGTTAATTACATCAACAAAATTGTACAAATAATAAATTAAATAGTAATCAATTAGAAAAGTTATAAATAATCTTATTTATTTAAAATAAGTTGAAAATATTTGATTTTTACTATTATATGTAAATATCTTAGATAAAAATTAATTAAATTATTAGTAAATTTTGCTTTAATTTAGAGATCTAGAATCATGGGGCAAATAGTTGGAATTGATTTAGGTACTACTAACTCTGTTGTAGGAGTTATAGAAGCTGGTCGGCCAATTGTAATAGCTAATTCTGAAGGATCTAGAACAACACCTTCAATTGTAGGATTTACAAAAGACAAAGAAATAGTAATAGGTAGTCAAGCTAGAAGACAACTTGTTTTAAATCCAAAGAATACCTTTTATAACTTAAAAAGATTTATTGGTAGCGACTGGGATGAACTAGATGAGACGAGTATTTCTGTTCCGTATAATGTCAAAGCAAATAATAGTGGAAGTGTTAGGGTTCTTAGTCCTAATACAGAAAGAGAGTATGCTCCTGAAGAGTTAGTGAGCTCATTGATTAGAAAATTAATTAATGATGCTGAAACATATCTTGGAGATACTGTTGACTCTGCTGTTATTACAGTCCCTGCTTATTTTAATGAATCACAAAGGCAAGCTACAAAAGATTCTGCAATATTAGCTGGTATTAAAGTTGATAGAATCCTTAATGAACCTACTGCAGCTGCTTTAGCTTATGGTTTTGAAAAGAGTTCCTCTAATAATGTTTTAGTTTTTGATTTAGGGGGAGGAACATTTGATGTTTCTTTATTAAAAATTTCTAATGGTGTGTTTGATGTTAAAGCAACTTGTGGAGATACCCAACTAGGAGGAAACAATTTTGACTCTAAAATAGTAGATTGGCTTGCTGAAAAATTTCTTGCTAAACATGATATTGATCTAAGACGGGATAGACAAGCATTGCAGAGATTAACTGAAGCTGCTGAAAAAGCTAAATGTGAATTATCAGGATTGCAAAAAACAAAAATATCATTACCTTTTATAACCACAAGTAAAGAGGGACCATTACATATTGAAGAGACCTTTGATAGAAAAAAGTTTGAATCATTATCTCAAGATCTGTTAAACAGATTATTAGAGCCTGTGCAAATAGCCTTAGATGACTCTGGATGGAATGCAGAAGATATAGATGAGGTAGTTCTTGTCGGAGGAAGCACAAGAATCCCAATGGTTCAACAATTAGTCAAGACTATTGTTCCTAATGATCCCTGTCAATCTGTTAATCCAGATGAAGTAGTTGCAGTTGGCGCTGCAATACAATCAGGAATAATTAGTGGAGATTTACAAGATTTACTGTTAAATGATGTTACACCCTTATCTTTAGGTTTAGAAACTATTGGTGGCCTTATGAAGGTACTTATTCCACGTAATACACCAATACCAGTAAGAGAATCTGATGTTTTTAGTACATCAGAAGCTAATCAATCTTCAGTTGTTGTTCAAGTAAGGCAAGGTGAAAGGCCATTAGCATCTGAGAACAAATCACTCGGTAAGTTTAGGTTGTCAGGTATACCTCCAGCGCCTAGAGGAATCCCACAAGTTCAGGTAGCATTTGATATTGATGCTAATGGTCTTTTAGAAGTTAGTGCAACTGATAGAACAACTGGAAGAAAGCAAACAGTTACAATTTCTGGAGGCTCTAATTTAAATGAGCAAGAAATTAATTCGATAATTGAAGAAGCTAAATCAAAAGCTAATGAAGACAGAAAGAGGAGAACAGTTATTGATAGAAAAAATAGTGCTTTAACTCTTATTGCGCAAGCTGAGAGAAGGCTGAGGGATGCTTCTTTAGAATTTGGACCTTATGGAGCTGAAAGACAACAACGAGCTGTTGAATTAGCCATTCAAGATGTTGAAGAATACATAGATGATGATGATCCTCAAGAATTAGAAATTTCAGTAAGTTCTCTCCAGGAAGCATTATTTGGTTTAAACAGGAAATTTGCATCAGAAAGGAAAACTGATAATAATCCATTACAAGGTATTAAAAATACATTTGGATCATTAAAGGATGAACTTTTTTCTGATGAAGACTGGGATGATGATCCATGGGATAATCAAATGAATAGAAATTATAGAAATTCGAGGTATCGTAACTCTAGGGATGATGACCCATGGGACAATGACTATTACCTCTAAAAAAGACTATTTGTCGATTTTGGGTTTATCCCATGATTTCGACGATAAAGAACTTAAAAAGGCCTTTCGCAGAGAGGCAAGAAGATGGCATCCAGATTTAAATAAAAATGACCTAAATGCAGAAGAAAGATTTAAATTAATTAACGAAGCATACGAATACTTACGTGATCCAAATAAAAGAAATGAAAGTTCGTATATAAATTCAGAGTATATTAACGAAAATAATAATTTCAAAACAGGCTTTCCTGATTTTCAAGTTTATCTTGATTCATTATTTGGATATGAATACAACTCTGAGAATTACGACGAATATAATAATGAATCATTAGATGATGAATCCACAAATATAGAAAGTGATGAATTCTATAATTTTGAATACCCTACAACATCTCCAGATGAACCCCCTCCAGTTAAACTAGATCAAGATATTGAAACAATTATCGATTTAACTCCAGATGAGGCCTTAACTGGAGCTTCTATATTAATTGAACTTGAAGATAATACTATGGTTGAAGTTGATACACCTCCTTTCGCTGGAGATGGATGGAGATTAAGACTTGAAAATATTGCAAGGGGAGGAAAAGATCATTACTTACAGTTAAAAGTTCAAACGGAAAATGGTCTAAGAATCGATGGTTTGAGAGTTCTTTATAAACTCGAATTATTTCCTCATGATGCTCTTCTAGGTTGTGCTGTAGATGTTCCTACCCTTGATGGAAATGTAACCCTTCAGGTGCCTCCAAAATCATCTACTGGAAGAATGTTACGCTTGAAAGGCAGAGGTTTAAAATACGAAGATAATGTGGGTGATCAATATGTTGAAATCTTGGTAGTTATTCCTGCGGATATTAATGATGAAGAAATTGCTTTATATACAAGATTACAAGAATTATCACTTTCTGATTCTTAATCAAATATTATATAAATAGAAAAATTGATAATTATGGACATATTTGTTCTTTTATATAATTCAGGAACAGATAAAGAAGGAATTCATTCAATCGAACTTAAAGGAAGAACTATAGTTCTTATGTTTGAAGACAAAGACGATGCGACAAGATACTGTGGTCTACTTGAAGCTCAAGATTTCCCTTTGCCAACAGTTGAAATGATCGACATAGAAGAAATAAAAGAATTCTGTATTAACTTAGATTATGAATGTAAATTAGTTGAGAAAAACTTTGTTCCTAAAACAGCCGAAGACAGGTTACTAATTTCCCCACCCCAGAAAAACCTAGAGGTTGAAGATTGGGGACAAGATACTAGTAATAAAGAAAATATTGATATAAATACCATTAAGGAAAACCTTGAAAAGTTGCTTTAAGGTTTAAAATACAAAAAGTTTAATAAATAAATAAAAAATGACAAAAGCATTGTTTGAAACTCAAGTTGGTAACATTAATATTGAATTTTTCTCTGATGATGCACCTAATACTGTTAATAACTTCACAAAGTTGATAAGTGATGGTTTTTATGATGGTTTAGCATTTCACAGAGTTATTCCTGGATTTATGGCTCAGGGTGGATGTCCAAATACTCGTGATGGAGCATCTGGCATGCCTGGAACTGGAGGCCCAGGATACCATATTCAATGCGAAATCAATTCAAAAAAACATCTAAAAGGTTCACTTTCTATGGCTCATGCAGGTAAGGATACTGGCGGTAGTCAGTTTTTTATAGTTTATGAACCACAACCTCATCTCGATGGAGTTCATACTGTTTTTGGTAAGACTGATGATATGGATGTAGTAATAAAGCTTACTAATGGTTCAAAAATTCTTAAGGCAACCTTAATTTAGTAATTTAGCCTTCAAAAACAATACTAAATGTCTCTTTATCTAAATTAAATTTTCTTGTATATGAATATAAGATTTCATTATTAATAGTAAATTTAGTATTGATTAATTTGATGCTATTTTTTGGGTGTAATGCTTGTTCAATGTTTTTAGAAACAATAATTCCAATATTTGTACTATTTTCATATTTGTATAAAAACTGAATAAATAATTCTATATTCTTTATTTCCTCATCAGTAATGTTGCAATTGGTTCTATTCTGATCATGTAAAATTCGCCAAACTAATTTTGGTCTATTCCAAAAAGCCAATAATCTTGGACTACTTTCAAGTTTAATATTAATGTTTTGATCTCTACAGAATTTAATAACATTATTTTTTATTGGAACTAGATCAATAGATTTATATTTTCCGTCAAGAAAAATTGATATAAATGGATCGATATTCCTGGAATTAGTATTATCTTCATCAATCATGTGGCCTAACTTTGTTTTTTTTACACTCAAATATTCTGCATTATTATCGTTGGGACAAATCACTAATGGAACTCTCTCAATAACTTCTATTCCATAACCACCTAATCCAGCAATCTTTCTAGGATTGTTTGTCAGTAATTTTAATTTTTTTATCCCTAGATCAGTTAATATCTGTGCTCCAACTCCATAATTTCTTAGATCAGCTGGAAATCCTAATTTTTCATTAGCTTCTACAGTATCTAATCCACCATCCTGTAAACTATAGGCTTTTAATTTATTAATTAGACCAATTCCTCTGCCTTCTTGTCTCAAATAAACAACTACTCCCTCTTCCTCCTTTTCTATCCTTGATAATGCAGCCTCTAACTGTGGTCTGCAATCACATCGTAATGATCCAAAAGCATCGCCAGTTAAACACTCTGAATGCATTCTTACTAGTACAGGTTCGCTTAATTTTGATGATTTTTGTTTAACTAATGCAACGTGCTCTGAACCATCAAGTTCATTAACATATCCATAAGCTTTGAAATTTCCAAAAATACTTGGAAGAATTGCATCGGATTTTCTAAATACAAATCTCTCTGTTTGAAACCGATAACTTATTAAATCAGCTATTGATATTAATTTCATTCCCCACTGTTTTGCATACTCTTTAAGTTGTGGCAGTCTTGACATGGAACCGTCAGGATTTTGTATTTCACAAATCACTCCAGCGGGATAGAGACCTGACATTGAAGCAATATCTACTGCTGCTTCTGTATGACCTGCCCTTTTTAAAACCCCACCTTTTTTAGCTCTTAAAGGAAAAATGTGTCCTGGCCGCCTTAAATCATCAGGTTGTGTATTTGGGTTTATAGCAACTTGAATTGTCTTAGCCCTGTCTTCAGCAGAAATACCAGTAGAAACGTTATTTTCAGGTCCAGCATCAATTGATATCGTAAATGCTGTTTGATTTTTATCTGTATTTCTATCTACCATTAATGGTAAATCTAAAGAGTCAAGTTTTTCCCCTTGCATAGCTAGGCATATGAGACCACGTCCCTCAGTAGCCATAAAATTAATTTGCTGAGGAGTTGCAAACTGAGCCGCACAAATTAAATCTCCTTCATTTTCTCTTCTTTCATCATCTACCACAATTATGCATTCACCATTCCTTATCGCTGCCAACGCATCGCTGATAGGATCAAATTCAATTTTAAAAGATTCATTTATATCCAAAATTGTTCCATTATTTGATTTGGGACTTGTTTCTTTCATTATTCCTATCAATATAGAAAAATAGTGTTTTAGTTACCTTAAATTCAACACTTTATAATCCTATCTCAAAGTCTGCCAACTCAAAGAAATGAATGTTGCAATAGTAGGTGCTACTGGTTACGGCGGTATTCAAGCGGTAAATCTTTTAAAGAAAAATAAAAACTACAAAATTTCATTTTTAGGAGGTAATAAAACATCTGGATCAAAGTGGAATGATAATTTCCCTTTTATTTATCTAGATAATGATCCTTATATAGAAGAAATTTCAGTAGAGAATATTTCAAACAATTCAGATGTTGCATTGCTTTGCTTACCAAATGGCCTATCTTCAACTTTGACAAGGGAATTATTAGATAGAGGAGTTAAAGTTATCGATTTATCTGCTGATTACAGATATAAGTCCTTAGATGAATGGAAAAAAGTATATTCCAAAGAAGCTGTTATTTATAAAAGAAATGATGATGATTTATGTAAAGAGGCAGTCTACGGACTCCCTGAAATAAATAAAGATGCGATTTCAAAAGGAAGATTAATAGCTTGTCCAGGATGTTATCCAACATCTTCTCTTATTCCACTAGCTCCTTATCTTTCGCAAGGAATTATTGAAAATGAAGGTATAGTAATTGATTCTAAAAGCGGAACTTCTGGAGGCGGTCGAGAACCTAACCAAAAGCTACTCTTATCAGAATGTGGAGAAGGTCTATCAGCATATGGATTGATAAACCATAGACATACCTCAGAGATCGAGCAAGTAGCATCTTTAATTTCTGGGAATAAAATTGAACTGCTTTTTACTCCTCATTTGGTTCCAATTTCAAGGGGTATGCATTCGACTATATATGGGAGATTAAGAGATCCAGGATTAACCTCTGATGATTGCAGAATTCTTCTGGATAATTATTACAGAAATTTTAAAAATATTAAAGTATTACCTGTAGATACATACCCTTCAACAAAATGGGTTAAAAATACAAACCAAATTTTCCTTTCTGTAAAAGTTGATATTCGTAATGGAAGGATTATTATTTTATCTGTAATTGATAATTTGTTAAAAGGTCAGACTGGGCAAGCAATTCAAAATTTAAATATTATGAGTGGCTTTTCAATGGATGAAGGTCTTGATTTAACTAATAATTTTCCATAAAATTACTTCTTATCAAAAACCCAGCTTGAGAGATTGAGTAAGGTAAAATTTTATGCTCAAGCATTTGTATTCTTTTGGTAAGTGATTCAATATCATCATCATTCCTAATAGACAATGCAGCTTGCATTATCAATGATCCACTATCTACCTCCTCTTCTACAAAATGTACGGAACAACCAGTTATTTTTGAACCATTTAATATAGAGTCCTTTATCGCGGAACCACCTTTATATGCAGGAAGTAATGAAGGGTGAATATTTATTATCTTATTCTTAAATTTATTAATAAAAAATGGAGAAACAATTTTCATCCAGCCTGCCATAACAACAAGTTCAACATCGTAATGAATTAAAGTATTTAGAATTTCTAATTCAAAAGCTTCTTTTTGTAGAAAGTCTTTGCCTCTTATAATTTTGTGAGGTATTTTTTTACTTTCAGCTCTTTTTATACAACCGGCTTCATCTTTGTTAGTAATTAAAACTTTTATATCGATATCTAATTCTCCTTTTTCTGAGAGATTAATTAATTCCTGAAAGTTAGTTCCTTTCCCAGAAGCAAGTACACCTATTTTTAATTTTGGTGTAAATCTTCTAAATTCAGATATCTCAGGCGAAATTATGTAATTAAATGATCTATCCAAAATTTTTTTATTTTATCCAATGATAAATTCATATGAAATAAAAAAAACCCTCAATTTTAATTGTTTATATTCAAAAACATATTTATTTGAAGATAATAATTTAAACAAATTTAAATGATTCAAATCTATGTACTATTCGTATAGATATAATTGAATAATAAATAAAAGAAACAAATATATAAAATGAATGGAGATTTAAACTCTTGGGATAAATTTTGTAATTATCTTTGGTTTGATAAAAAATTAAATATTTGGTTAGACATAAGCAAAATTAATTTCACAAGTAAAGAGATAAAGAATTTAGAAGATAAATTTAAAGATGTTTTTTCATCAATAAAAGAATTAGAAAATGGTGCAATCTCAAATATTGATGAAAATAGACAAGTTGGACATTATTGGCTTAGAAATCCATCAATTTCACCCTCTTCAAAAATAGGAGAAGAAATTAGAGCAGATATTAATTCAATCTCTGAATTTGGAAAACAAATTTTAAATGGGGATATTAAGAATAAGAATAATCAGATGTATACTGATGTTCTTTGGATAGGAATTGGTGGAAGTGGATTAGGACCATTACTTATTACAGAGTCACTGCAGAAGTGTTCTAAAGGCTTAAATTTTTCTTATATCGATAATGTTGATCCTTTTTTAATTAGCGAAAAGTTAGAAGAGTTATCTGAAAAATTATCAACAACATTATTTGTAGTAGTAAGCAAATCAGGTGGTACGCCTGAACCTAGAATTGCTATGGAAATTATTAAAAGTCACTGCGAAAACAATTCTCTTGAATGGAATTCTAATGCTATAGCTATAACTATGAAAGGTAGTAAGTTATTTAAAAAAGCTACTTCTGAAAATTGGTTAAAAATATTTAATTTGCAAGATTGGGTTGGTGGAAGAACTAGTATTACAAGTTCTGTAGGATTACTTCCATTAGCTCTTATTAATGAAAATATCTCTGAATTTATCAGAGGTGCATCATTAATGGATGAAGCCACACGTATAAGTGATTTTAAAAATAATCCAGCAGCACTATTATCATCCGCATGGTATTTAACTGGGGATGGTATTGGAAAGAGAGATATGGTCGTATTACCTTATAGAGATAGGTTACAGGTATTTAGTAAATATCTTCAGCAATTAGTAATGGAATCATTAGGAAAGAAATTTAATAGGAATGGTCAAGTAGTTAATCAAGGTATTTCCGTTTTTGGTAATAAAGGATCTACAGATCAGCATGCTTATGTTCAGCAACTGAGAGATGGTATTGATAATTTCTTTTGTATTTTTATTGAATTATTAGATTCTCCATCTACTAATATATTTGATGAAAAAGAGAATCCTAAAGAATATCTTTCTGGTTTTTTGCAAGGAACAAGATCAGCACTCTCTAGTGAAAACCGACAAAGTATCACTATTACGTTAGAAAAGTTAAATTGTTTTTCACTAGGTGCCTTAATCGCTTTATTTGAGAGGGCTGTATCCTTCTACGCTGAATTGGTAAATAT
The window above is part of the Prochlorococcus marinus CUG1415 genome. Proteins encoded here:
- the purN gene encoding phosphoribosylglycinamide formyltransferase, whose protein sequence is MDRSFNYIISPEISEFRRFTPKLKIGVLASGKGTNFQELINLSEKGELDIDIKVLITNKDEAGCIKRAESKKIPHKIIRGKDFLQKEAFELEILNTLIHYDVELVVMAGWMKIVSPFFINKFKNKIINIHPSLLPAYKGGSAIKDSILNGSKITGCSVHFVEEEVDSGSLIMQAALSIRNDDDIESLTKRIQMLEHKILPYSISQAGFLIRSNFMENY
- a CDS encoding DUF3110 domain-containing protein, whose amino-acid sequence is MDIFVLLYNSGTDKEGIHSIELKGRTIVLMFEDKDDATRYCGLLEAQDFPLPTVEMIDIEEIKEFCINLDYECKLVEKNFVPKTAEDRLLISPPQKNLEVEDWGQDTSNKENIDINTIKENLEKLL
- the ribBA gene encoding bifunctional 3,4-dihydroxy-2-butanone-4-phosphate synthase/GTP cyclohydrolase II, whose product is MKETSPKSNNGTILDINESFKIEFDPISDALAAIRNGECIIVVDDERRENEGDLICAAQFATPQQINFMATEGRGLICLAMQGEKLDSLDLPLMVDRNTDKNQTAFTISIDAGPENNVSTGISAEDRAKTIQVAINPNTQPDDLRRPGHIFPLRAKKGGVLKRAGHTEAAVDIASMSGLYPAGVICEIQNPDGSMSRLPQLKEYAKQWGMKLISIADLISYRFQTERFVFRKSDAILPSIFGNFKAYGYVNELDGSEHVALVKQKSSKLSEPVLVRMHSECLTGDAFGSLRCDCRPQLEAALSRIEKEEEGVVVYLRQEGRGIGLINKLKAYSLQDGGLDTVEANEKLGFPADLRNYGVGAQILTDLGIKKLKLLTNNPRKIAGLGGYGIEVIERVPLVICPNDNNAEYLSVKKTKLGHMIDEDNTNSRNIDPFISIFLDGKYKSIDLVPIKNNVIKFCRDQNINIKLESSPRLLAFWNRPKLVWRILHDQNRTNCNITDEEIKNIELFIQFLYKYENSTNIGIIVSKNIEQALHPKNSIKLINTKFTINNEILYSYTRKFNLDKETFSIVFEG
- a CDS encoding DnaJ C-terminal domain-containing protein — protein: MTITSKKDYLSILGLSHDFDDKELKKAFRREARRWHPDLNKNDLNAEERFKLINEAYEYLRDPNKRNESSYINSEYINENNNFKTGFPDFQVYLDSLFGYEYNSENYDEYNNESLDDESTNIESDEFYNFEYPTTSPDEPPPVKLDQDIETIIDLTPDEALTGASILIELEDNTMVEVDTPPFAGDGWRLRLENIARGGKDHYLQLKVQTENGLRIDGLRVLYKLELFPHDALLGCAVDVPTLDGNVTLQVPPKSSTGRMLRLKGRGLKYEDNVGDQYVEILVVIPADINDEEIALYTRLQELSLSDS
- the argC gene encoding N-acetyl-gamma-glutamyl-phosphate reductase; translated protein: MNVAIVGATGYGGIQAVNLLKKNKNYKISFLGGNKTSGSKWNDNFPFIYLDNDPYIEEISVENISNNSDVALLCLPNGLSSTLTRELLDRGVKVIDLSADYRYKSLDEWKKVYSKEAVIYKRNDDDLCKEAVYGLPEINKDAISKGRLIACPGCYPTSSLIPLAPYLSQGIIENEGIVIDSKSGTSGGGREPNQKLLLSECGEGLSAYGLINHRHTSEIEQVASLISGNKIELLFTPHLVPISRGMHSTIYGRLRDPGLTSDDCRILLDNYYRNFKNIKVLPVDTYPSTKWVKNTNQIFLSVKVDIRNGRIIILSVIDNLLKGQTGQAIQNLNIMSGFSMDEGLDLTNNFP
- a CDS encoding peptidylprolyl isomerase, which produces MTKALFETQVGNINIEFFSDDAPNTVNNFTKLISDGFYDGLAFHRVIPGFMAQGGCPNTRDGASGMPGTGGPGYHIQCEINSKKHLKGSLSMAHAGKDTGGSQFFIVYEPQPHLDGVHTVFGKTDDMDVVIKLTNGSKILKATLI